In Myripristis murdjan chromosome 18, fMyrMur1.1, whole genome shotgun sequence, the sequence tcatttaagtTAGAAAAATACTGTCTCTGTAACAATCACAATCAGAGGAGGGGACAAGCAATCAGTTTGGGGAAGCGTAAAGCAGGCGCTGGCTGGTTAATTGGCTGTCAAGAAGTACAGCTGAAATAGCTCTCCATTCAAATGATgtgatgaaggaggagagagaatggaGCTTGGGATTGGTGGTGGCGGTTTGGGGGTAAGCTTCTGTGTGGCATCAGTTTGCAGTGTGTATGACTCATGCCTGCTGTAGAATAGTTTccccaaaaagacaaaaaaattcaTATATCTGACTTGTCCAGACTTATTATTAATTTCAGAACTTGCAAAAACCCTAAAGGATTGTTGAGCTGTACAAAAGATTATCAAGGTTATCAGCACTCAATCAACACTAGGgttggtgaaaaatgttgatttctCATTAACTGCAATCCAATACTGATTCTTACCAGGCTGATCTTTTAATCTATACCTTTTCTTTAGtagatttttgctttttcttgccTCCCACCAAGCAGATATTGCCTGCTGTGCAGTGTAAGACTACGGATACTCAGATGAACAATGATGGACAatgttttaatgcattttggttttaaaagcaATGATGTTAGAGACGAGTTGGATAAAAGCTACTGTGCACAATTTAAGCTGCAAGAATGGTATTGTGACTGAGAAAACTTTAACTGAATCAATATGGAATTAAAGCCAAAATCagtatcaaatcaaatcaggttCTTGTGAATTGGAATCGAATCAATCCAAGATATCTGTACGAATTCACAGCCCTAATCAACGCAATGATAAATAATGTACCATGAATATAAGGCAAACTGAGACTGGCACCATAAAACAGAAACCTAAAAGGGACATATCAAACCCTACAGCAGTCTATATAAAAAAGTCAGATTAATCTTGATTTATTCTATGATATAGCCTATTTCAAGTCAGACTATCCCTTTGCCCAGGAGAACTACATGCTGCACCTTAGTTAAAAAACACGACAAGGCCATTAAACCAAAGCAAGGACTGTAAAGCCCCAAAGGGAAGATGGATAGAAACTCATCAGGAAATATACTCTTCTCTTGACATTCCTTTTGACAATTACTTATGTAATACAATTGCTTGCCAGCTGGTGGTGGGGAACAATTTGACAGTTTTATCACAACTTTGACAAAAGTAATTTACTCGGCTCACTGTTTTTGTGCCTCTGTGGGGAATATATcttccaaataaaaataaataaatggcagcCCACCAGGATTTGACAGTTCAATGTCTTCCAACCCGAGCGCACAGAAGTAGTCTTCACTCACCATCATAAAAGTGTGAGATACCAGGGCCATATACTGTGATCTATCATCTGCCTGGGGGACACTTTGGTGGTCCATTGCTGTTCATAGGACAGCTGGGGCCATTACCACGCAGCTGTTTAAGTTTAGCCTCACAGAAAGTGTGATTGGTTCAAAGCAACTACATAGATTGGCTTTAGGGTTGATTTGTCAGATTTCTAGCTGTTGAAAAGTGTTTATGTTCAGTACCATGGTGAATAAATTGCGATTAAGAGTGTGCTCCAATGCAGTGGTTGACTGATATTTTAATGGCATGACGGAATCAGATGTACTGACATATCTTCACTTGAAATCAACATACGTCAGCTGCCAAGAAATGTGAATATGTAAAAAGGGGTAAGGCAAGGACATGCAAGTATTGCAAATTGGGATGCTTATCTgggtgaggttttttttttttcttccccttttttGAGCTAAGCTGTGGTGTATTTTTAAGatttagatgaaactttaatgactCCTGTGGGAGGATTGAGGGGGAATACCACTCAAAGAGCAAATTCTTACTTACGTCATAGGAATATTCAGTCCACACTTATATACAAACcacaatataaatatacaaactgCCAATGAATGCATAAAGCGTTTCATTGCCAAATTATGTGAAAAACGTTCACTGCTCAATATTTCAAACATAAACGCAGCTTGCTTGTTCAAATAATATCCTTTGCATTTGACTTCCATATCAGCAATCATATTGTGAGTTTTTATGtgcccccccccaaaaaaaaatgatgaatagcTTGGCATGAAACTTCTAATTTTCTTGAGTTGTTTTTCAACTCAGCTTCAATTTGTTTTAGTGTTATCAGTGTCGAAAAAGATGTATTCTGATCCAGAGGTGGATATCTTTACTGGCAACACACTAGTCTCTCAAATGAGGGCAACGTCCTTACAGGTTAGGCTTACAAGATTAACAATTAAAACCTACAAAAACTGATTTACATTCAATCTACCGTATAAGAGTGCCCAAAAATACATATAGGACATCATCAGGAGCATTAGTGAGTGCTGATCTGGCTCCATATGGACTGTGCCTGGTGATCTTGTTGCAGTTGCTGTCATAGAGGGAGTTGGCTTTGATATAATATTGTGATAGTTCATTTGATTATGCTGGTTTGATTGTGCGAGGCTATCCATGGTGCCGGATGTCTCTCCATATCCGTCAAAAGCATTTTGCTTTATTGGCTTGCTGGTCCACTCGCCAGAATTTCAATGGGTGTTTGATGGTATTAATGCACCATTTGAATGCAGCCCCTGGAGTTGAGAGGCAAAAACCCATGTGGAGAGAGCATGGAGGGAATCTGAAagtcagatgtcagaggagTCAGAGGAGGGGAAGAATTTCTCAAAATGCAGATAATATACTGGGAGCGGAATatcaaatgttaaaaatcatgtttttcagggATTTCGGTGTAACTAAAAAGTATAGCTGTTCTGTTTCAAACACTGCCTGACTTATAATAACCCACTTACTTCATACTTTTTCAAAAGGGCTCTGCCAAGCTTATGCCTCTTtgagagagaagcagcacaTTTACAGACGCAAATGAAGTGAATTGTGAACAGATGTGCACCACACCTGtgattaaaataacacatttgtcaCTCTCTTCTatgcacagacaaaaagacTCCACAGAGAAGAGATGACTCCCTTTTTCAGGACCAATAACACAACAGTAAGCCttcattaaaatatgcaaaCTGCATttagcacagaaaacacaatgccAGAAATGTGACAAGGTAATGAACAAGTTAAATGGAAGTTTCTGTATAACCACTATCAAGAGTATATCAAGAGGTTATGTGTTGTATATACACTTCTCTTAAGACACACGCTTAAGAATGCAATCATAACACGTGAGTGCCGGTGTATCTACCATTAAACATTCATCCTTTTTCTTTGATAGGGTAGATGCAGTTTGAAacttgatgaaaatgaaatctgcCTGATGAATCATTGCTTGGGGAAATCAATTCATTTAGTCACGCAGAGGTGCTAAGTTATTTATTGCCTGTCAGCATGTGCTGTTAGTTCAATTTAATTTCTTGCTGGAGAAAAGAACAGAGACTCTACAGAGGAGAAGATCtgaagaaaaatgacatttccCATGTAAACATGATGCCTTTCTTTGAAAAATAACCAAGTCTGTctttaaatacaattttttttctccagtggtGATACAAACAATACCATCTGGATTTATATTGTACTTGTGAGATacctttttcacacacacatatactgctTTCTACTGTCATACTGTATAATATTTACAACTACTACCACATTTTACTACTATCACTGCTCCTGCTGCTACTAGTAGGCTACTCTTCCTTTCaacaaatgtatgaaaaaaaaaaaaagctgaaagagGCTCAAATATTAAACACGTCAAATCAGTGGCAAAGTTCATGATTATTGTAGCAGGCAACATTAATGACTGACTCCGTTCATGCAGAATTAGCAGAATGGAAAAGGCAACTACTAAGCAGATAAAAGGACATAACTCCCATCATGAGGAACACTAATGAAGGCAGAAATAAATCCTCAAGTGAAAATGACCAATTTATGAGActtaatactaaaaaaaaaaaaaaaatactagcaGGCAGGGACActgtttctggaaaaaaaaagaaagaaaagaggatgaGGGATAACTTCAGGCTGTAGGAGGTGGAGGGCAGAGTCCTGGCATCATTCAGGTCTGCTCTACTGTGAAATCACTGTAAACCAAGTCTGATACTCTCAGCATACAGCCCTGGGACTCATGACGAAAAAAGCCCAATTGCTTCCACGTTTAAACTACACTTTGCACCAAGCCATGCTTTAGAAAGCTCTCTTTCAGAGTCAAGACAACCTGACTTCCCACTGGAAATTTTGTTATAAGGGGAAAAATTGATTGCCAGCTCTTAATAATGATCATTTCTTGCCAACCATTCAGAAATAACAGATTAAAGCATCATAGTATAACCACTTTACAATGACTACCCCTATGAAGGCTTTATGAATGGCTAGAAATCATTCATAAACAATTTTTAACAAAGTTCTAATAGTTTTCATACATGGATGCAGGATCACTATTTTGCAAGGTCAAGTTACCGCTGCCCTGCATGTActctgttaaatctcagatccTGCCAGTTGCTTGACTTACTgtacttgatcttgccaaatagtgaccCTGCATCAATGTAGAGTTTGAAAACTGTTGTAACTTCTTCATAATTGTTTGTTAGCAagttataaagtgtttacaacctactcataaaccattcataaactcttcataagggtagtcttattgtaaagagGTACTGTCAAGTCctattaaaatgcatttctcaCACAATGTCTCCTGCCTGTATTAAAAGGTTAAAATGTCTTCAACAAAAGACACCAATTTCAAGAATCTTTTAAACGTTCAGAGATCTCGAGTTAGAATGGGCTAAGCACAACACTGAGACATCAAACAATTTTATTTCATAACCGAAAACAGCTTTAATTACTGTTACTCAACTGTCTGGACGCATTTATcagaaaactgaggaaaaacagcagttaGAGCGCATTAACATGTTGGCACTAGAAccagggctgggcaatacaGACAAAATATCAATGAGGATATCTTTGACCTGATAGTTAAATATCcgtattgtagggatgactattggtgctttcagaAGGTGTTTACACACAAGGTATTTTTGGTAATAAATTATTAGTAATGTGAATACAATGACCAAGCatgtagaggcaaataacaaaCCAGTTGGAACAACctattaagttcagaaaacaATTCTCATGCCATATCTTGATATTTCAATATACAAAATCCCAAACAatatttattgtcataccaCAATAGTGACATAATATTGTTGATCTATCTCCCAGCCCTACCCAAAGCATCATCTTGTCTTTGGTCATTCTTGGGGGTGTCACACATGAAAACTTTAACTTGGATCTACAGGAAAAGGCACCCTCATGACTTTAAGCTGGAAGCTTCCTGAGCTAACGCTTGATATTCAACAAGACATTTGCATTCAGGCAGGCATTCAGCTTCCTTCAGCTACCCAGCACTCCCTCACCTAAACAGTATCGCCTCAGCTCCATCAAACCCATTTCTCAGTCTACTTGTTTCAAGTTCTGACTGTCAAGCCATTTATCTGCTCTTCCCAAATAATAACTCACATTCTAATGCTGGGAAATGACACCGACAAACACTCATTAATCACAGACACCATGAGCACTTCGGTCTTTTTGTATCCCTTTTTACTTAAGTGGTGATTTTCCCCttgaaatcaatgaataaaaagaTCTGCTCGTTAATGCATATACTATGATGCGTTTACCCCCCCACCTCTCCACATCCTCCCACccaaaaaaacccttttaaatGCAAATACCCGAGAGGCATTTGGCTGCTTATCGTACATTTCATTGTCACCCTAAGGGTGGGGGGTAGAGGAGTGTTTTGCTCCGCATCTGCATGTAATTGCACACACCGCAACCTTCCAGTTTACCAGAACAAAGTAGCTTCAGAATAAATTATagcaaaaacactaaaacattaGGTGAGAGGATGCTATTAATTCTAGTCAccgcagagaggcagaggaagcagaaattaatttaaaagcTACTCTAGTGGATGAAATTGGCAGGTTCTTTTACTTGATCTATAGGTGAGGACAGCTAGTCCAATTACCTCAGATGTATTTCATtgtgggatttctgttttttgtctaTAAAGCCAAGGAAACCTTTTGTTGGTTTGCTCAGCCAAACATGAAGTTTTATTCATCATTAATTTGCCTCTTAGCAAAATATGGAAGTCTCTTTGCTGACTGTACtgtgaaaggaaaaaatgaaacatctgtTTTATACACAAGTTAACCCTGGGAGGCCTGACAGGCTGTGCactgaaaattaagacctgGTTTGAAAACAGATATTTCCAATTTTATTTGTTCCTATAagccatgcttttttttctttcagataaTACCAATCAAAAACATCATACTAGGCTACTGCATGGACAATACTGGCTTTTGCGACAAAAGTTGGGATTAAGAAAGTATGTTTTGTGAGGCATTACATACGTTGTTTTCCCACCAGGAatggcatttatctgtttttgtaaattatGGTCCTATGCATCAACCTGACGTGTGAAACCATCAGTTTCCCAGAGCTCATATGCCCATAGCTCCACCATGGGACAAAATAATAGTCTCTGcaaatgacagcagaaaacTGCCCGTATGTTCATACCCTGCAACATGGACTCAAGAATAACTTCCACCACTAAAGAACCAACACTACCTGGTCAAAGTCCAGCGCCATATTATGGAATAATTGGTTAAACTTATATGGTTGATTTTGTGCCTGGAAAGTATTTAACTCTGAAATTATAGCATTACCACAGAAACTTTACTGTCATGCTGCTCATGACAAATTTTACTGTAAAGTGAGTGACAAAGAAACCATCTCTGATCCTCCTTAAGATGCATTTGCCATATTATGGTAGAGTAACATTGCCATCTAGTGATCAGACTGGGAAACACACAAAGCTCTGCCCCTTTTCTTAGCCATTCCAAAAGACCAAAATGTCCAAATATGTTCACGTAGCCAAAATACAACAGGCCTATTTTTGAATCCAGGATTTATACAACGTTTAGTGGAATGCGATGatgaatattttgtttaattccTTTAAATCATTCCAATATGGACTTGTAACACTAAACTTTCTGAATGTTAAATTCAGAGGTAAagtcagagggaaaaaacagcCATGTTGTACAATTAAACATGGATCATTCAAAGAAAATATAGGCTGTCTCTAGATTAAAGTTTCAATTAAATGgtacatgaagaaaaaaatccaatatgaAACAAGTCATGTGGAGACTTTTTTGTCTCCACAGGGCTTTCTCCCATCGCTGGCTTTCATCAGAGCCTTGATGGCCCTCGCTCTCATTTCCAGCTCTAGGAGTTCCAGCTGCTGAACAGAGGGCTGGCATACTGCTGGTGCCTGACTTGAGGCCGCTCCACCTTGAACAGGTAAACCTGCAGCTGCCGACTGTGGCGACGTCCCAAGTTCTTTAGCTTCCTCTTTGACCGAAGTGGATGAGAACGCTAAAATCTCACTAACACTTTTGTCAATGTCCTGTTGGatatctttctttccttccagtGGCTGACTGTCCGTGGGAATCTCTCTGTTTGCTGGGTCAGGGTTTGCAGCTGGGTTGGTGCATTCTCCAGCGATGACCGCGACTTTCACTGTCCCATCCTCAGTTTTAGCAGCCTGGTCGTCTTTGGGGCCCTCGATGTCACTATCACAAGTGTCTGCATTGATGCTTAGCACGTCGCTCTCCTCGCCTGAGCCACCGCcctctgtaagaaaaaaaaaaaaaggggggatgATAATGTTAAATATGAAAGTGGTCCTCTTAGCATCCACGTTTGAATGATTTGATTAAATGCCTGTGACCTGTGTAatgtattaatgtattaattacCTTGCTTAGGATCCTCACTTTTAGCATTCTCTTTCAGCGAAGACGTAGAGTCCACGTTATTGTCTTGccttgatggaaaaaaaaatgaagtgagagAGTGTGGAGAAAAACTCGTGGAGAAAAAATTGCGGCTTGAGTAACCAAGTCAGCAAACTGTGATCTACTCACTGGTTTTCCACAGTCGCTTCCGTGCTTTCATTGTCATTTCCTGCAGTCAGCTCTTCCCCTACATAGAAAAGGCAAAGGTTCTGACTTAAAGAAATGCTGGTTTAACAGTAAATGTGAAACCATGCCAAAATGACTCATAGTCTTACCTCCCAGGATctgaatgagatttttttcagagaTTTGTTCCAGTTGCTCCCAACACAGCTTCTTGATTTCCTCCAAACTGCAACCCTGTGAAAGATAATACTGTATGTTTACAAAGTAGTTACAATGTGAGGAGTTTCTTTAGCAACAACTTGCTTTGACATCTTAAGAAAACATGGAAGTCTGTGGTCCTAACGTTGTATCCAACAAATACTGTCTCTGcttatttcacatttgaaaattcCGTAAGAAGTAAAACGTGAACGTAAGAAGTAAAATGTGAATTATCTGAATTTTCATCTGTTAGATATAAGTGAGTTACAAGTTTAATGAATATACATGCCATAAAATACACCTATGAGAACACAAAAACTCTGATTACTGTTGCCAACACTGTTATTGCTCTTTGGTGTCAGCCTTGCTGGCTATTTTTGATGCTATGGCAAGACAAAAACCAACATTTACATGGCAacggaaaatatatttttaagttcgtctcctttttaaatcaacatcCTGTGTAGAATATGACCAGCAAACTTAAAACACATCCAAGGCACACTTTTCcattgaaaaaaatgttaaaagcttTGTTTGTTACATGGCTAAGTATGATTTAAAAACTTGGCTGCTGACCAAAAATGGAAATATTGGCATGCACAAACTAATGGCCATAAAAATACAATGTGACAATGCATGACATTTCTGGAGCTCTGGTAGAGAGACATTTAAGACATTTCAAGTGTCCCAAGTCGTCTTTGAACTGGGAACCACTAAAACATATATTTCTCCTTACTTATGAATGCAACTGCATATAGGAAACCTGACCACACGTGCTCACACATCACCTTGAGTTCATCGGGCAGCATCTTCTGCAGCTTCTTCTCGCCCAGCACGTGGAAACACTGCTGCAACATCTCTCTCCTGTCAGCGACGTAGGCGCTGATGGGCTGGAAGGGCATGTTGAGGTCCAGTCCGCCTTCCTCAATGTCACTGCCAATCTTGTCCAGCTCAGGATCGGCTAGCTCGTCCTTAGAGTCCTGCTTTGGGGAGCAAAACAAGTGGCTGAGAAATACAGGCTGTCTTAAACACGTCTTTACCTGTACTCAATCACATAATGTCAGATGacggctttaaaaaaaatcatcagtgccGTAAAAGGTGTTAAAAATGTGGCTGTTTCCAGGTTAAGCTGTAAAAGCATCAgctaacacacagacaaatattcTGGTCTAAAGTTATCCTTATTATTAacgtttttatgtttatttcaattGACTAACTAGTCTAAAAACTCAATTATCTTAAAAATATACTTCATAAGACTTGAAGTAGAGTCACGTGAGTTAGCATCTTgtcttttatgtgtttatgaaacAGGGTGAAGTCTAAACTCAACTCTTCATTTGTTAACAGGATTTAGGCGTCTCCACAAAGCCAAACACCCATTAAAATCAGTAACTATGCTGTCAAAAAGGCCCTGAAGTAAAAGAGTAACGTTACAAAGTCATGGCCACTCGAAgttataatgatttttaagcGATAAAACGCCTAGCAACAATACCTAACAGCGCCTGGCTATCACAACAAGCTAGCAGCAGGGCTAGCCGGTTTAGCACAGCTCACCTCCACGCTGGACTCCGTACTCCTGCGTTTCCTGCTGTCATGGCGCTCTTCAGACTGCGagtgtttccttttcttttccgtGCAAACAGACTTCTTTTTGAGCATTTTAATTTCCGAGTATTCCCCCACCCACCATCACAAGCCGTTGTGAAGCCAGCTAAAGTTGGCTAGGGTACGTCGCAGGAAAATTGCATCGACACTAAGcgacttcttcttttttctggtAACGAGCTTAATGATGTTTTTACCGCCACCTATTGAGCTggtgtttcttttctgtttttttttttttttttttttttttttttttttttttttttttagtgtgtttacAGTAAACAGCAATGCTATTAAACCACTGTTGGTTGTTTTCAAACAGTAAGTGCTCAGATATCGTAGCTCTCGTTGAGGAAACACACCTTTTTCTCGTCTGAAGACTAGCTTTAGTTCAGTCGACAGCTTCACTTTTCAGTTTTGCTCACCTTTGGGCTCCAGTCATTCAAATAAACATCCTAGAACGACGTCTTCTTCCTTTAAAGTCCCTGCAGGCCGCTCATCAAGGTGTAGGCCCGTCACTGCCCTCCACAGGATAATGCAGGTAAAGGAGTCTGgaataataaacacaaacaaaaacacaaacagaaacagggtCCAAAGTGCTGCAAAACATGtgaagtggatttttttcctttctttctttctttctttctttctttctttcttttttttttaaattggagcAACATTAATATGTAAATTCTTCCAAACAAATGCACCACccgcaaaatgaggaatagtttaatgcTGTTATAATTTCACTGAACAGCCTAGAAATTGTTATTGGATAAAAAGCA encodes:
- the caap1 gene encoding caspase activity and apoptosis inhibitor 1 isoform X1; translated protein: MLKKKSVCTEKKRKHSQSEERHDSRKRRSTESSVEQDSKDELADPELDKIGSDIEEGGLDLNMPFQPISAYVADRREMLQQCFHVLGEKKLQKMLPDELKGCSLEEIKKLCWEQLEQISEKNLIQILGGEELTAGNDNESTEATVENQQDNNVDSTSSLKENAKSEDPKQEGGGSGEESDVLSINADTCDSDIEGPKDDQAAKTEDGTVKVAVIAGECTNPAANPDPANREIPTDSQPLEGKKDIQQDIDKSVSEILAFSSTSVKEEAKELGTSPQSAAAGLPVQGGAASSQAPAVCQPSVQQLELLELEMRARAIKALMKASDGRKPCGDKKVST
- the caap1 gene encoding caspase activity and apoptosis inhibitor 1 isoform X2 — its product is MLKKKSVCTEKKRKHSQSEERHDSRKRRSTESSVEDSKDELADPELDKIGSDIEEGGLDLNMPFQPISAYVADRREMLQQCFHVLGEKKLQKMLPDELKGCSLEEIKKLCWEQLEQISEKNLIQILGGEELTAGNDNESTEATVENQQDNNVDSTSSLKENAKSEDPKQEGGGSGEESDVLSINADTCDSDIEGPKDDQAAKTEDGTVKVAVIAGECTNPAANPDPANREIPTDSQPLEGKKDIQQDIDKSVSEILAFSSTSVKEEAKELGTSPQSAAAGLPVQGGAASSQAPAVCQPSVQQLELLELEMRARAIKALMKASDGRKPCGDKKVST